The Juglans regia cultivar Chandler chromosome 1, Walnut 2.0, whole genome shotgun sequence nucleotide sequence GAAGGACCCCAAATCATCTTGTCTTGAGCATGGCCTCTACTCAGAGGTATGCTAAGAATCTGGGCCGCCTCCAGTTCTGAAAATACTTCATGAATCCTAACCTCATTCCATTCCCCCTTTTGCTTGTCGATGAGTTCTTCCACTTTAGCATCTTCGTGTAGAAAAGAGACAGGTGATTGTATAGAAAAGGAGGATGGAGTTGACAACCATTTTGAGCCCCAGATTTTTATCTTACTTCCATCTCCCACTCTCCATCTTAACCCATCCTTCACAAGGTCTCTAGCTGACCAAATGCTTCTCCACATTAGTGATGGCCGTGAGCTTAAACATGCATCCAAATTACTGGAATTTCTATAATACTTCTCTCTGAAAATTGTGGCAGCCAAGGACTCATGATTTTTAAGCAGATTCCACCCTTGCTTTGCTAGGAGAGCCAAGTTGAAACTTTCCAGATCCCTGAAACCTAAACCACCCTTCCCTTTTTGTATGCCCAAGTTTTCCCATCTTTTCCAGCAGATGCCCTTTCCTTCTTGCTGtttaccccaccaaaatttcgACAAAAGTCCATTAATCTCTTGGCACAGCTTCGTAGGGAGCTTAAAAACAGACATAGTAAAAGTGGGAATAGCTTGTAACACTGCTTTAATCAGAATTTCTTTACCAGCTTgtgataagaaaatatttttccaacttGTGATTTTCTGCCATATTTTCTCCTTCAAGCTTCTAAATGTGTTGAACTTTGATCTTCCAACAAAAGCAGGAAGGCCTAGGTACCTTTCATAGCTACCACAAGCTATTGAGTTGCTGACTTCCATTatcatcttcttttcttcttcctttgtaTTGCTGCTGAAAAAAACTGATGTCTTGTTCTTATTTAAAACCTGCCCCGAAGCCTTCTCATAAGTTTTTAGCACCTCCTGAATCCTATTCCATTCTTCCAACTTTGCCTTTCCAAAAAGAAtacaatcatcagcaaaaagcaGATGATTAATACTAGTACCCCTCTTGGCCACTTGCACTCCTCTTATTAACTTTTGACGTTCATAGAAATTCAATAAAGTGCTTAAACCTTCAGCACAGATGATGAAAAGATAGGGTGATAGggggtcaccttgtctcaatcctCTTTTGGGCCAGAAAATATTCCCTGGTATCCCATTTACCAAAACTGAGTAAGAAACAGTTTTGACACATTTCATAATCAGCAACACCCATTTCTCATTGAAACCAAGTCTTTTCATCACAACTTCTAAGAAATCCCACTCTACCCGATCGTAAGCCTTAGACATGTCAAGTTTTATGGCCATACTTCCCACCTTTCCCCTTTTCCTAGTTTTCATAGAGTGAAATAACTCAAAAGCCACCATTATATTGTCATTGATCAGTCTACCAGGCAGAAATGCACTTTGAGTAGGAGAAATAATTCTAGCAAGGACTTTTTTCAATCtatttgagatggttttagacaCTATTTTGTACATAACATTGCATAGGCTTATGGGCCTAAATTCACTAACTTTCTTAGGCTCTTTACACTTAGGAATCAGGGCTATGTAAGTGTAGTTTAGTGAAGGTTCCAACGGGTCACCATTTAACACCGAGAGAGCAGCTTTACACACCTCTTCTGCAACAACCTCCCAATGATTTTGGAAGAAACAAGgcccaaaaccatctggacccggGGCTTCAAGAGGAGCCATTTGTTTCAAAGCCTTCTCCACCTCCACCCTAGTAAAAACTCTGCTCAAAGTATCATTCATCTCAGGCGTGACCTTTCTGTCCATACCCACCAAACACTGCTCAAAGTCTTCATTATCAGGATTTGAAGATTGGAAAAGTTTCTTAAAATAATCTGAAAAAGTATCTTCAATTTCCTTCTGTCCCTCGGCCCTTCcaccattttcatcttcaacctctttAATGTAGTTATTCCTTCTTCTTTGATTAGCACATGCatggaaatattttgagttCCTATCTCCTCCCTTATACCAATTGcattttgctctttgtttccatttaagATTTTCCATTTCTAGAAGCAAGTTCAGTTCTCCTTTTAACAACCTTATCTCTTCAATATTGTTGCTGCTCTCTACTGCTTGTAgtctttgtaattttttagtCATTACTTCTATCTCTTTAAAGCCCCCCAATCTCCTCTTCTTACTCCAACTTTGCAGCGCAGACCCACTCTTTTGCAATAGAGCACTTACTTGACTTCCAACATTCTCTTTTACCTTCCAAGCCTCCTTTAAAACCTTCTGACACTCCTCTTCAAGTGCCCAACTAGCCTCATATTTAAAGGCTCTCTGTCTGCTccagttttttctcttttccttcagTACATGCACCATTATGGGTTTATGGTCTGAAGTACTAGTCACCAATACTTCCACCCATGTATCTCTATAAGTATTCATCCACTCAGGAGTTGCCACAGCCCTATCTaatctttcttttgtaaaagaaTCATCCCCATGTGAATTACTCCAAGTAAATTTATCACCCTTCCATCCAAGGTCGTAAAGATTGCTCTCATTCATAACCTCCctgaataaaatcatttgtCCTTCAGGTCTTACTTTCCCACCCCATTTTTCATCATTAGTtaggatttcattgaaatcccccaCTATGCACCAGCCAATGCCAGCTTCAGGTTTCAGGGATTTCAACAAAGACCAGGATTCCTTTCTTCTATTAGTATCTGGTTGCCCATAGAAACAGGTAAGCAGCCATCttttcttcccttcatcttctaTCCACACATTTACATGGCGTTGAGAATAATTAACAATTTCAGCCCTCACACTAGAATTCCAAAATAGAACTAAACCTCCACTTTTCCCCACTGCTTCAACCACAAAACAGCCTTCACAATGTAACCTTCTTTTCAAACTATCAAACCTTCTGTTTAAGATCTTAGTTTCCATCACAAAAACTAAGCTGGGTTTATTCTTCTCTACCATATTGTAGAgatcttgaactgtccgagAGTTCCCCaaccctcggcagttccaactgaGGATTTTCATAATGTTTGGCGGGGCTGGGATTCAGCCTCCGCCACTAGTTCAGTACCAAAACCCCCAAAATCCTCACtgttcttcttccctctcttctTCACATTACCTATCTCaccttcttcttgttcttcacATCCTCTTTTCCTTATTTTAGCATTAATACTTTCAACCATCACTTGCTTCCCTTTAGCTCTTGCTCTCCGCTTCCATTCCCCTTTTTTTCTCGGACTTTCCTTTCTCCCCAAACTCACTCCACCTTCTACTGAAACTTCCACCCTATTTTCTGATGTCACTTCTAGAAAATTTTCAGAAACTTCCTCTAAAGTCTTCTCCATCAAAACCCCGAGAACCCTTACTGCTTCAATAGGTCTAcattcctttctttcttctcctctttgttttttcccttCATCCATTCTCCTGTCACCCTCTGAATCTTGCCCTCCCCCATATCCTTCACTTCCTTTCTCCCTATCCCCTTTTTGACCCTCCTCACTATCACTCTCAAAaaccttctttcctttttttgatCCTACATTGCTCTCATAATTTCCTCTTTTTTCACCTTTGCTTCTCCAGTTACTACCCTTCTCCTTCCACCAATTAAAACCATTGTTACTTATTGATCTAGTGATCTGTTTTGCTCTTAACCAAGAGCCGTATTGCTCAAAGTTCCCCTCATTATTCCCTTGAACCCCACCACACCCATTCACTCCATGAACCATACATCCACATGAGAAGCAAATTTTTGGCAGCTTCTCGTAACTGAAAGGTACCCATAAACTACTCCCTCTCACTGTTAGAGTTCTCCCTCTTGCAATAGGTTTAGTCAGGTCCAAGAGAACTTGAACCCTCAAAAAATTTCCCCATCCACTCCCATCTTCTTGAACATCTACCCTCTCTACCTTACCCACCGTACTCCCAATTTGTTCACCCTTAGTTTTGGTCATGCAAGAAATAGGCAGGTTATGGATTCTTACCCAAAAGCTTTCGGTATCAAAGTTTACTCTATGAAGAGGTTTATATCCCTCAAATTCCTTCAGCACTAGGACCTGATTGTCAAACAACCAGGGTTTCCCTTCCCAAATTCTTTCTTTATCAGCCACATTCTCAAAAACAATCGTAAAAACATTTGGACTTACCTCTGTGAATTTCGCTGCCTTGCTGATTCTCCACACTTTTGCCATTGTCGTCTCCACCACCTCCTTGCTGATTGATCTCGTTGCACATATTTTCCCCAGCACAGATCTCTGTTCTTTGTAGATTAAATCGGTCGAAAAGTCTTCTTCGAGCTCAATACTCGCTTTCTCCTCTTCTAACAGTCTGAAACCCTTCCATTTCTCCTCCAGAGATTCCATCCTCGCTCGTTTCCAGCAAGAGACAGCCACCCCACACCACCGTGACCTTCCCAAAACCGCGCCCACTTACTGACGCTCCACCAGGAAAAAAGCTCCCACACCCTGGACCCTCACCAGAACCCAGTACTGTTATAACTAACTCCTCGTTCCACTACCCCACCCCACTTCACCCCTTTTCcttgagagaaaagagagaagaatgaGTGCAGAAGTAGTTGGAGTTTAATAATCTGCCTCTTCATTAACgataattaatatgaaaaataatttatacacaatattttttataatattttttataattatattttaaatgagagatatttttataaaatatcttataaaaataatattattttataaaaatattctcatcttataatattgttataaaatatattattgttacaaaatatattgtgaaaatatatcGTGTATAAATTTTTACTCAATTAATAATTACCTCAATATGAAATGAGGCTGACTGGGTCAACAAAAAGTTGCCCGCTCTCAACCCCACAAACAAAGCCCTTGCCAGTTTGCATTCCCTCGATCTCTCTAATTTAATTCTCCCTATTCTTAGACTTTCTCAGGTAAATGTGGCGGTTCCATCACCAATTCCCACTCAAACCCACGCACACACAAAAACACACATACCCCCAAACATGACACACATCCTCCCAACAGTACCAAAAAAAGCAAATCAAACAAAGGCTCAGAGAACGTACCACGCACTCGTCTCTCTGAACAGCGGCTCATTCTTCCCCGGACTTTTCCCATTCCTGGCTCAGCAATGGCCGCTGTTCAtattctcttcctcctcctcttcttcctcccttccctctctctttctgtctctGATAAAGAGGCTCTCCTAAAACTCAAGAAATCATTTATCCATGCGGACGCATTAAGCTCATGGGTTCCCAACTCCTCTCCTTGCTCGGACGATTGGTTGGGAGTGATTTGCGTTGATGGCAAAATCACTGGCCTCCATCTCACAAACTTAGGTCTCTCAGGAAACATAGACGTCGAGGCTTTACTGGAACTCCGAGGGCTTCGAACGATCGGCATGGTGAATAACTCCTTCTCAGGTCCAATTCCAGATTTTCACATGCTTGGCGCTTTGAAATCTCTCTTATTAACAGGCAATAAGTTCTCTGGAAACATTCCTAACGATTTCTTTTCCCATCTTACTTCGTTGAAGAAAGCCTGGCTCTCCTATAACCAATTCAACGGAACGATACCCGAGTCGGTGACACAACCAACCCATCTCATAGAACTCCACCTAGAGAAGAACCAATTCACAGGACCTATCCCACCCATGAACCAAACTTCGTTGAAACAACTTGATTTATCTAACAACATGTTGGAAGGTGAGATTCCTGAGAGCTTGTCGATATTTGGTGTGAATACGTTTGCAGGAAATGAAGGACTTTGTGGGAAGCCATTGGACAAGGTTTGCACAGAGAAAGATAAAACATTAATACCGAGTAATGAAACTGGAAACAAGTCTAGCGACAATAATGTTGTAGTGCTTTCGTTCCTTGCCGTGATAACGCTCGTCTTTATCCTCTTTGCCTTTGGTAATTGCGCGAAACATAGGGAGAACGAATTCATTGTTCGCGGTAGCGAATCAATGGCGAACGATCAGATGGTTGAGATACACGTGCTAAGTTCGAATCGCAGTGGGGCTTCAGACTACTCGAGCCATAAAGGTCTTTTGAAGAAAAGTACTTCAAGTCAACAAGAAAAGAATGGAACGGGTGATCTTGTGATGGTGAATGATGCAAAGGGTACATTTGGGTTGTCAGATTTGATGAAGGCAGCTGCAGAGGTGCTCGGTAATGGCGGAATGGGGTCAGCATACAAGGCCTTGATGGCCAATGGGGTTTCGGTGGTTGTGAAGAGGATGAGGGAGATGAATAGGATGCAGAGAGAGGTATTTGATGAAGAGATGAAGCGGTTTGGAAGATTAAAGCACAAGAATATCTTGACTCCTTTGGCTTACCATTTCCGGAGAGAAGAGAAGCTGTTGATCTCCGAATACATTCCTAAAGGCAGTTTGTTATATGTCTTACATGGTATGAGCCAACTTCCTTAATCTTCTAtcaatcttttatataattcttttaaataatcCTAATAACACCAAACTCGGCTTCTATATCTCGATCAATCTCATGCATTTCATTATATGTTTTTTGATAAATTCTAGAAATACTACTCTTTTATCCTAAACTCTGTCCTGATTTCTAATCATATATCTTTTGGTTaacttctctttaaaaaaaaaaaaagaagatttgaATCGGTAACTAACGCATGATCACTTCATTTAAACATCTAATATATACCTGATTATGATGATCCTTAATATTTAGGTGATCGTGGAATTTGTCATAATGAGCTGAATTGGCCAACGCGTCTGAAGATTATCAAGGGAGTTGCACGTGGTATGGGTTTCCTCCATAGTGAGTTTGCTAAACACGATTTGCCCCATGGAAATCTTAAGTCCAGTAATGTTCTTCTTTGTGATGATTATGAGCCACTGTTAAGTGACTATGCCTTCCATTCACTAGTCTCTACACCCGTCGCAGCACAAGCATTGTTTGCCTACAAAACCCCAGATTACATCCAATACCAGAAAGTCTCTCCAAAGTCTGATGTTTATTGCCTTGGAATAATTATTCTTGAGATCCTCACTGGAAAATTTCCCTCTCAGTATCTTATCACTGGAAAGGGTGGCACTGATGTTGTGCAATGGGTCCTAACAGCAATTTCTGAACACAGACTACAAGAAGTGCTTGATCCGGACATTGCGAACAACACAAGTTCACTCAATCAAATATTGCAACTCCTAAATATTGCAGTTGCCTGCATTGAAAGTAATTCCGAGCAACGGCTCGACATGAGGGAAGCCATTAGGAGAATAGAAGAGGTACAGCTTTAAGGCCATGacataatcatttttacaactCTGTTTTAAATCGACagcatttttataaaacagatCATACTCCTtcctagttatatatatatatatataactgaaaCAGATCAGTTGTAAAAAAGTTGTATCTGTCATTACTCCTAATTCAATACAGGAGCTAGCGGGAATGATCGatctgtaaatatatatttgggtCGGGTAAAAGACGTCAGTCATGATAAGCATCGATCTCAATCCCATACTTGAAAGTTCATAATCAATATTTTGTGGGCACGTCGGCCACTCGAGAGAGCTTCGAAGAACATAAGGTTGCATGGGGGCAATGGATATGAACCATACAGTAGTAGTACTTGTACATCTCTTTGGCAATTCATTACTCCTCTTCTTGTCAACAGTTTCGCTCAGCacccacactttttttttttttcaaatagtttAGATACAAGGAAAGCTAAATTTGGGAGTGCTTTTGCTGCATGGGGGGGCCATTTAGTCATGTTtttctgtatatttttttttattattattgtgaaCTACCAATTCGTTTCCAAAGTAAGTACTACCAAAAGTTATAATGCacattgagaaatgatttgtacaagctcCAAATAGACAAGCTTCATACAAgcccttgtaaaaaagtagactctaccttaaaaagtataaaaaaaactattctttattagtgggaCTCATTTTTTTACGAAAGGCTTGTATGAGGTTTGTCTTTTGAAgtttgtatctagcattactcactGCACCTTATACTGCTAATAAATTTCAATACGTGTCAAGTTAAGGTCTGATTGTTAATTAGATGAAAGAAGAATCTTCATGAGGCAGAACATCTTCATGGATGATACATAGGCATTGAAATTTATTAGTTGTTTAGGGTGCACATTGCAATTTTTTGGTAGTTTATCGTCTATTGTAAAACAAactgtagttttttttttcttctcagcaAATAAGGcatttatagataaactaacGGTTACAAGATACAAGTTTGGGGTGAGAGTCTCCTACAGTCTTCTCAAAACCAATATATTAcaacacaaaagaaaaatgaaaaagaaaatgctggT carries:
- the LOC109002825 gene encoding pollen receptor-like kinase 3 gives rise to the protein MAAVHILFLLLFFLPSLSLSVSDKEALLKLKKSFIHADALSSWVPNSSPCSDDWLGVICVDGKITGLHLTNLGLSGNIDVEALLELRGLRTIGMVNNSFSGPIPDFHMLGALKSLLLTGNKFSGNIPNDFFSHLTSLKKAWLSYNQFNGTIPESVTQPTHLIELHLEKNQFTGPIPPMNQTSLKQLDLSNNMLEGEIPESLSIFGVNTFAGNEGLCGKPLDKVCTEKDKTLIPSNETGNKSSDNNVVVLSFLAVITLVFILFAFGNCAKHRENEFIVRGSESMANDQMVEIHVLSSNRSGASDYSSHKGLLKKSTSSQQEKNGTGDLVMVNDAKGTFGLSDLMKAAAEVLGNGGMGSAYKALMANGVSVVVKRMREMNRMQREVFDEEMKRFGRLKHKNILTPLAYHFRREEKLLISEYIPKGSLLYVLHGDRGICHNELNWPTRLKIIKGVARGMGFLHSEFAKHDLPHGNLKSSNVLLCDDYEPLLSDYAFHSLVSTPVAAQALFAYKTPDYIQYQKVSPKSDVYCLGIIILEILTGKFPSQYLITGKGGTDVVQWVLTAISEHRLQEVLDPDIANNTSSLNQILQLLNIAVACIESNSEQRLDMREAIRRIEEGYEY